The DNA sequence TTGTTCAGTGCTTTAAGAAAGAATGGTTTTGTTTTGGAGTTGAATGTAATGACTTCGTATGCCGAGAGCATATAAAATATGAGATAATATACTTCAATCTTATTTGGGAGCAGGTGACAGACATGAGAATCGGAACCATATCAGATTTACATATAGATCGGCCATCAGATTATACTGAAGATGAATATGCAAAACATTTAGCATTGCTGGTGCAGCAAGAAAACTTGGATATGTTGATAATTGCGGGCGATATTTCTAATCACTATCAAAAGTCATATGCGTTTGTAAAACAGATGAAGGCTTTGACAGGGGTAGATATTCGCTTTATTCCGGGTAATCATGATTATTGGTCGCCTGAAGGGCAGTCTACCAAGGATATTCATACATTCTTCTTAAACCAGCCTGAACAGTTGATGGGACGTCCTTATATCATTAATGATGAATGGGCAATTGTAGGCAACAGCGGCTGGTATGATTATAGTTATGCGAATCCTAAATATTCATTAGAACATTTGGAGCGCCGCCGTTTTAAAGGTGCCACTTGGCAAGATAAAGTTCATGTGGATTGGGGAATGTCTGATATTGAAGTATTGCGCAAAGCGGCAGAATTAGCTGAAAAAGATCTGCGCCAAGTAGGTCGTCGCAATATCATTTTAGTCACACATGTAGTGACAGACCCGAGTTTTAAAGTCCCTATGCCGCATCTAATCTTTGATTATTTCAATGCTTATATCGGCACTTCTGACTTTGAACCCTTCTATCAACGTTATCCGATTCACTATAGTTTGATGGGGCATGTTCATTTTCGAGGTGAAATATCGAAAAACGGGGTACAATACAAATGTGTATCTTTAGGTTATTTTAGAGAATGGCGTTCAAAAGATATAGATAAAGAAATCCGTCATGCTTTGAAAATTATAGAAATATAGAGGAGCAGAATCATGGAGGATCTCTTAAGCTTTGCTTGGAATATATTAATTATTGCTTTCTTTGTGCCATATTTTCTCATTGCGGTCGGCGGAATGGGTGTTTGTATCGTGAAGTTAACAAAAATGTATCAAGCACGCTTCAGCCGTATCTTTGAAAAGTATGACAATCAAGGAAGTTTGTACTATTCAATTTTAGTCATTTCGATTGGTTTAGCATTCATCTCATTTATTTTACCGTTTTATTTAGCGGCACAATTTTTAGGTAATGCCTTATTGTTTATATTTTTCCTAGTCGGTCTCTACTTTATCTTTAAAAGGTACAAGAAGCGAAAGCAGTCTTAGCTTTTTGTGCCTTTTTGTTGTACATTTTACTGAAACAAAGTTGTAAGTTTAATCTATTTCAGTGTGGGAAAATCACAACCATGTCTTTCAATCATACATAGAAATACGTCATTTTTTGTGTTAAATATTTCAATTTGATGATAAAACTTTAACACACTTGCCTCAAAAAGGTGTCGTTTATCCTATCTTCACAATGCTTACAACTTAGTAATAGTCCGGTAATTATATTACATGCAAAATACATTTGTTTACAAAATAGTTGTACGTCTTTATTTAGTGAACAACCCGTGTTACCTTTACTCTTGTAATTTTGATTTATCGAAAAAAATTCTAAGGACGGGAGTTAGTTTACATTATGAATAAATTAGTCACAGCTACTATTGTAGGTTTGGGAGTTTCATCAGTAGGATTCATCAGCCATCACGCAGATGCGGCTGAAAATAATCAAGCAGCACCAGCACAAGCGCAATCACAAGCACAAACGCAAACACAGCAAACAGCAGATCAAACTAAAGGTTATTCATATGGCTCATACTTCACGAAAGATGCACAAGGCAATTACCACCACACATTGGATGGCAATTGGGACCAATCAATGTTCGACAATAAAGAATATCAATTTACATTAACTGATTCAGAGGGTGCAACACACTATTTCTACTTCCCTCAAAGTTTATTAAACCCTAACTATCAGCAAGACGATAATAACTATTCAGCAAATGTATCAAGCGAAGATGTACAAAAGAATGGTTATGACGCGAACCAAGCACCTTCATCAGAAGATATCGCAAATAATCCAAACAAAGCATCTGAAAACCAAAATGCTTCAAATACACAATATGAAAACACATATAACCAAAATCAAGGACAAACAAACGCACCTGAACAAAATGCGACAGCAAACAACGGACAAAATGTTCAAGCAGCACAAGCACCAGCATCTCAAAGCAATTCTGGTCAAGCGAATGTCGCACAAACTTCAGCACCGCAAGCAAATACTGGCGGTTCTACACAAGGTTCTGACCAAGCGCAGCAAACATCAGGCGACAGTGCACCAAGCACATCAGCTGACGGTGCAACTGCAGATGATGCAAGCTGGTTAACAAAACACCCTAAAATCCAACCGTATGGTCAATACCACGGCGGCGGTGCACACTACGGTGTAGACTATGGTATGCCTGAAAACACACCAGTTTACTCATTAACAGACGGTACAGTAACACAAGCTGGCTGGAGTAACTACGGCGGCGGCAACCAAGTTACAATCCAAGAGAAAAACAGCGACAATTACCAATGGTATATGCACATGAATAAATTAAATGTTCAAGAAGGTCAAGATGTGAGTGCCGGCGATCAAATCGGTTTATCTGGCAACACTGGTAATTCAACTGCACCACACTTACACTTCCAACGCATGCAAGGTGGCGTAGGTAACCAATACAGTGTAAACCCAGACAGCTACATCAACAGCCAAGCATAAGACAAGCTATAATTATCATTATTTAATACGTTATCTCTGGTAAAAGTTCTGGAGATAACGTATTTTTTTATATTTTTAAGCGCAAAACCCGCTTTTATTAATTTGAATATTCCGGAAACTTAATAGGTGTGATACAATATATCTGATTGTAAGCGATTGCCGACAATTAAATCATAATTAAAGGGGACACATCATGAATTTAGCACTATTAGGATTTGTTATGATTATTGTTTTTATGGCATTGATCATGAGCAGGAAAATGTCAGCGCTGGTCGCATTAATTATTGTGCCAGTTGTATTCGGATTAGTTGGGGGATTTTATGACACTTTAGGAAAAGATATTATTAAAGGATTAACGACTGTTGCGCCGACAGGGATTATGCTGGTATTTGCGATTTTATACTTCGGCGTAATGATTGATGCGGGATTATTCAATCCGGTCATCAGCGTTATTATGAAAGGGGTTAAAGGCGACCCTGTTAAAATAACTATCGGTACAGTAGCGTTAGCATCCATTGTTGCTTTAGACGGAGACGGCACAACAACGTTTATTATTACCGTAACAGCTATGCTGCCGCTGTATAAGAAAATGGGTATGAATCCATACATATTATCAACTTTAGCATTATTATCAATCGGTGTGATGAATATGACACCTTGGGGCGGACCGACTGCACGTGGGATTTCAGCGCTGCAATTAACAACAGAAGAGGTCTTTACACCGTTGATTCCTGTCATGATTGCAGGGATTATCTTCGCATTTTGTGCTGCTTATGTCTTAGGAAAGAGAGAACGCAAGCGTGTAGGGATTAAAAATCATTTGTCTCTGACACTAGAAGAAATGCATGTTTCCAATGAAAAGGATGAAGATGAAATTGCATTGCTGCGACCAAAACTCACAATCGTGAATACGTTTCTGACATTCGCATTGTTAGTCGCG is a window from the Staphylococcus sp. IVB6181 genome containing:
- a CDS encoding M23 family metallopeptidase, which encodes MNKLVTATIVGLGVSSVGFISHHADAAENNQAAPAQAQSQAQTQTQQTADQTKGYSYGSYFTKDAQGNYHHTLDGNWDQSMFDNKEYQFTLTDSEGATHYFYFPQSLLNPNYQQDDNNYSANVSSEDVQKNGYDANQAPSSEDIANNPNKASENQNASNTQYENTYNQNQGQTNAPEQNATANNGQNVQAAQAPASQSNSGQANVAQTSAPQANTGGSTQGSDQAQQTSGDSAPSTSADGATADDASWLTKHPKIQPYGQYHGGGAHYGVDYGMPENTPVYSLTDGTVTQAGWSNYGGGNQVTIQEKNSDNYQWYMHMNKLNVQEGQDVSAGDQIGLSGNTGNSTAPHLHFQRMQGGVGNQYSVNPDSYINSQA
- a CDS encoding CitMHS family transporter, with translation MNLALLGFVMIIVFMALIMSRKMSALVALIIVPVVFGLVGGFYDTLGKDIIKGLTTVAPTGIMLVFAILYFGVMIDAGLFNPVISVIMKGVKGDPVKITIGTVALASIVALDGDGTTTFIITVTAMLPLYKKMGMNPYILSTLALLSIGVMNMTPWGGPTARGISALQLTTEEVFTPLIPVMIAGIIFAFCAAYVLGKRERKRVGIKNHLSLTLEEMHVSNEKDEDEIALLRPKLTIVNTFLTFALLVALITDFLPIPVLFMLGFAIALIINYPKLQVQADLVKRHAGNILAVVSLVFASGVFTGVMSGTKMVDHMASALVHIVPDAMGNHFALLTALLSMPFTYFMANDPFYYGILPILAESAQQFGVTKAMMARASILGQPVHVLSPLYAAGYLLVGMIGIDYGTNQKMVLKWAVGSSLCMIIVACIIGVLAF
- a CDS encoding metallophosphoesterase, whose product is MRIGTISDLHIDRPSDYTEDEYAKHLALLVQQENLDMLIIAGDISNHYQKSYAFVKQMKALTGVDIRFIPGNHDYWSPEGQSTKDIHTFFLNQPEQLMGRPYIINDEWAIVGNSGWYDYSYANPKYSLEHLERRRFKGATWQDKVHVDWGMSDIEVLRKAAELAEKDLRQVGRRNIILVTHVVTDPSFKVPMPHLIFDYFNAYIGTSDFEPFYQRYPIHYSLMGHVHFRGEISKNGVQYKCVSLGYFREWRSKDIDKEIRHALKIIEI